One Megasphaera vaginalis (ex Bordigoni et al. 2020) genomic region harbors:
- a CDS encoding NAD(P)/FAD-dependent oxidoreductase → MLRIMNIRTAAPLTRSLASLAAKKLRCQEAAVQAVTVVRRSVDARRKPRVVLVFTLDVEVVKEGDVLRRCKNDKDIRQLKALPALSIVHGSGKLRCRPIVVGTGPAGLAAALVLAEEGYAPLVLERGYDVDSRSLHVKEFWEKGLFRSDSNVQFGEGGAGTFSDGKLTTRVNHLLLPRVLDAFVEAGAPSEIRYAYNPHIGTDILRGVVRNMRKKIERLGGSVRFCACVTGMERKKDGAVQAVIVNGTERIETDVLLLGIGHSARDTFYMLRDNDVRLTPKDFAIGVRIEHGQDWLDRTQYGSSAADLGLEPSDYALVYHGADRRSCYSFCMCPGGTVVAAASEKGMVVTNGMSVYRRDSGIANSALVVNVTAADLGSASPLAGIEFQRHYERLAYEAGGGNYFAPAQTVGDFLNRNTAGLTKGPVSYKPGVVWADLHDVLPRFVTTTLAEALPYFGRKIRGFDDNHVVMTGVETRTSSPVRISRGEDRQALETPGLYPIGEGAGYAGGIMSAFLDGMESALQIIELYQPLEVL, encoded by the coding sequence GTGCTGAGAATTATGAATATCCGAACGGCGGCGCCGCTGACCAGGTCACTGGCGTCTTTGGCGGCGAAGAAACTGCGTTGTCAGGAAGCTGCCGTGCAGGCCGTAACGGTCGTACGTCGGTCTGTCGACGCCAGGCGCAAACCCCGGGTCGTCCTAGTGTTTACCCTTGATGTGGAAGTCGTGAAGGAAGGGGATGTTCTGCGCCGCTGTAAAAATGATAAAGATATCCGGCAGCTCAAGGCGCTGCCGGCCCTTTCGATTGTCCACGGTTCCGGCAAACTGCGTTGCCGGCCGATCGTTGTCGGTACCGGTCCGGCAGGATTGGCGGCGGCGCTGGTTCTGGCGGAAGAAGGCTATGCGCCTCTCGTTTTGGAACGGGGCTACGATGTGGACAGTCGCAGTTTGCACGTGAAAGAATTCTGGGAAAAAGGCCTTTTTCGCAGCGATTCCAATGTGCAGTTCGGCGAAGGTGGCGCCGGCACGTTTTCTGACGGAAAATTGACGACTCGCGTTAATCACCTGCTGCTGCCCCGTGTTCTGGACGCGTTCGTCGAAGCCGGTGCGCCGTCGGAAATACGGTACGCCTATAATCCTCACATCGGGACGGATATATTGCGCGGCGTCGTCAGGAACATGCGGAAAAAGATCGAACGCCTTGGCGGTTCCGTTCGTTTTTGTGCTTGCGTAACGGGAATGGAACGAAAAAAGGACGGCGCCGTGCAGGCCGTTATCGTTAACGGCACGGAACGGATTGAGACGGACGTGCTTCTGTTGGGAATCGGGCACAGTGCCAGAGACACGTTTTACATGCTCAGGGACAATGACGTCCGTTTGACGCCGAAGGACTTTGCCATAGGTGTGCGGATTGAGCATGGACAAGACTGGTTGGATCGGACTCAGTACGGCAGCAGCGCTGCCGATTTGGGGCTGGAGCCGTCTGACTATGCCTTGGTTTATCATGGCGCCGATAGACGGTCGTGTTACTCGTTTTGCATGTGCCCCGGCGGCACGGTCGTGGCGGCCGCTTCGGAAAAAGGGATGGTCGTTACCAACGGGATGAGCGTTTATCGCCGTGATAGCGGAATTGCCAACAGCGCTCTTGTCGTCAATGTGACGGCTGCCGATCTTGGCAGCGCGTCGCCCTTGGCGGGAATCGAGTTCCAGCGGCATTACGAACGGCTGGCCTATGAAGCCGGCGGCGGTAATTATTTTGCGCCGGCGCAGACTGTCGGTGACTTTCTCAACCGCAATACTGCCGGTCTGACGAAGGGCCCCGTTTCCTATAAACCCGGCGTAGTCTGGGCCGACTTGCATGACGTGTTGCCCCGTTTCGTGACGACGACCTTGGCAGAAGCCTTACCTTATTTTGGCCGTAAGATTCGCGGTTTTGATGACAATCATGTCGTTATGACCGGTGTTGAGACGCGGACGAGTTCTCCTGTTCGCATCAGCCGCGGTGAAGACCGGCAGGCCCTGGAAACGCCCGGACTGTATCCGATCGGCGAAGGAGCCGGATATGCCGGCGGCATTATGAGTGCTTTTTTGGACGGCATGGAAAGTGCTTTACAGATCATAGAACTATATCAACCTTTGGAGGTATTGTAA
- a CDS encoding YbbR-like domain-containing protein: protein MIKTLRGKWELQIVCLLLAVILWFVIINEQNPTSEGSYTVPVTVENLAPQYITANVPKTIYVRLSGPRNTIINVGADDIKAYVDLADATEGEKTVPIHVQLPDGTELKKQSITTADIIVDLYAVKEFRLVPHMMGALSEGMTASGVQIVPDKVVVSGAQRLLKDVDRAVIDIPLGDKDSDFSVMAPIHLVRADGVPVEGLNLTPHHSNVKVTMSGNAVTKKVTLNVPVYGNTDPAVRLGKVTVEPKTVTLHGSADLLSGINVLNLTPINIEGLAADKEWKVSVPVSAAGITAEPDLISVKVEVVPAE from the coding sequence ATGATCAAAACCTTACGCGGAAAATGGGAATTGCAAATCGTCTGCCTGCTTTTGGCCGTGATTCTCTGGTTTGTCATTATCAATGAGCAGAATCCCACCAGTGAAGGCAGTTATACCGTTCCCGTCACGGTTGAAAATCTGGCGCCGCAGTATATTACGGCCAATGTCCCGAAGACGATTTACGTACGGCTTTCAGGGCCGCGCAATACGATCATCAATGTAGGGGCCGATGACATTAAGGCGTATGTTGATCTGGCCGATGCGACGGAAGGTGAAAAGACGGTTCCGATCCATGTGCAACTGCCGGACGGGACGGAATTAAAAAAGCAGAGTATTACGACTGCCGATATTATTGTCGACCTTTATGCGGTCAAAGAATTTCGGCTTGTACCGCATATGATGGGGGCTCTTTCCGAAGGGATGACCGCTTCCGGCGTGCAGATCGTGCCGGATAAGGTTGTCGTCAGCGGAGCGCAGCGTCTCTTAAAAGACGTTGATCGCGCCGTTATCGATATTCCTCTGGGGGATAAGGACAGCGATTTTTCCGTTATGGCGCCGATTCACCTCGTTCGTGCCGACGGCGTTCCCGTAGAAGGACTGAATTTGACACCGCACCACAGCAATGTCAAGGTGACGATGAGCGGCAATGCCGTAACAAAGAAGGTAACGCTGAATGTTCCCGTTTACGGCAATACCGATCCCGCCGTTCGGCTTGGCAAGGTTACTGTTGAGCCTAAGACCGTTACATTGCACGGCAGCGCCGATCTGTTGAGCGGCATCAATGTCCTGAATTTGACGCCAATCAATATTGAAGGTCTTGCGGCGGATAAAGAATGGAAAGTGTCGGTGCCCGTCTCGGCGGCGGGAATAACGGCGGAACCGGACTTGATTTCGGTGAAAGTCGAAGTCGTGCCGGCGGAGTAG
- the gap gene encoding type I glyceraldehyde-3-phosphate dehydrogenase: MVKIGINGFGRIGRQVFKIAQRFREEIEVVGINDVGSPKQMAHLLKYDSIFGTMPSEVTYDERHIIVDGTPYPLFAEKNIKNIDWNALGAEIIVESSGVYAGRISPSSQDRLPLGGTVKKVIITAPSTIDDITIVLGVNEDKYEPQKHHVISGASCTTGGLAAIYKLMNDTYGIKRGMTTSVHSYTNDQKILDVSHRDLRRARAAGMSIIPTTTGAAEAIAKVLPECKNKLVCHAVRVPTPDVSVIDIVLELATDGVTAEAVNETFKAAAAGAYKGILAVSEEELVSVDYRGNENTATIDLPLTLTMEGGMVKIVAWYDNEWGYSRRIIDLIRLLVSRGL, from the coding sequence ATGGTGAAAATAGGGATTAACGGCTTCGGCCGCATTGGCAGACAGGTTTTTAAAATTGCGCAGCGTTTTAGAGAGGAAATCGAAGTTGTCGGTATTAATGATGTCGGCTCACCGAAACAGATGGCCCATTTGTTAAAATATGACAGCATTTTCGGAACGATGCCCAGTGAAGTCACGTACGATGAGCGTCATATCATTGTCGACGGCACGCCGTATCCGCTGTTTGCCGAAAAGAATATCAAAAATATTGACTGGAATGCATTGGGCGCTGAAATTATCGTTGAATCGTCCGGCGTTTACGCCGGCAGGATCAGTCCGTCTTCTCAAGATCGCCTGCCCTTGGGCGGTACAGTCAAGAAAGTCATTATTACGGCGCCGTCGACAATCGACGACATTACCATCGTTCTCGGCGTTAACGAAGATAAGTACGAGCCGCAGAAACACCATGTCATTTCCGGCGCATCCTGCACGACCGGCGGCTTGGCGGCGATTTATAAGCTGATGAATGACACGTACGGCATTAAACGCGGCATGACGACGTCGGTTCATTCCTATACAAATGACCAGAAAATTTTGGATGTCTCTCACCGTGATTTGCGGCGGGCCCGCGCTGCCGGCATGTCGATCATTCCGACAACGACCGGTGCGGCCGAGGCGATTGCCAAGGTGTTGCCGGAATGCAAAAATAAATTGGTTTGCCACGCTGTGCGCGTGCCGACGCCGGATGTTTCCGTCATTGATATCGTCTTGGAACTGGCGACGGACGGCGTGACGGCCGAAGCTGTTAATGAAACGTTTAAAGCCGCGGCGGCAGGCGCCTATAAAGGAATTCTTGCCGTCAGTGAAGAGGAACTGGTTTCTGTCGATTACAGAGGCAATGAAAATACGGCTACCATTGATCTGCCGTTGACGCTTACGATGGAGGGCGGCATGGTCAAGATTGTTGCCTGGTATGATAATGAATGGGGATATTCCCGCCGCATCATTGACCTGATCCGCCTGCTTGTGTCCAGAGGCTTATAA
- the gap gene encoding type I glyceraldehyde-3-phosphate dehydrogenase — translation MAVKIGISGFGRIGRCTFRTALLHPEVEIAALNNRSVGPIMADLLKFDTVHGTWDHDVSFDSERQCLLVDGRSIPVTNETDPANIPWKTLGVDIVVESTGKFKDHASASKHLAGGAKKVIITAPGKEPDATIVMGVNEETYDPATHHIISNGSCTTNCLAPIAKVLSSEFGIVRGMMTTVHSYTNDQHLVDSVHKDLRRARCATQAIIPTSTGAAQAVALVLPELKGKFTGMALRVPTPNVSMTDLVAVLGKKVTKEAVNQALKKWADGPLKGILAYSEDATVSSDYISDTHSSIVDALDTRVVGEDMVKVVAWYDNEWGYSLRVNDLAAYIASKGV, via the coding sequence GCAGTAAAAATCGGTATTAGTGGATTTGGCAGGATTGGGAGATGTACGTTTCGTACGGCTTTATTACATCCCGAAGTCGAAATTGCGGCGCTGAATAATCGATCTGTCGGACCCATCATGGCGGATTTGTTGAAGTTCGATACGGTACACGGTACCTGGGATCATGACGTTTCGTTTGACAGTGAACGGCAGTGTTTGCTTGTTGACGGCCGCAGCATTCCTGTGACGAATGAAACGGATCCGGCCAATATTCCGTGGAAAACGCTGGGCGTAGATATTGTCGTCGAATCGACGGGTAAATTTAAGGACCATGCTTCGGCTTCGAAACATTTGGCCGGCGGCGCCAAGAAGGTCATCATTACAGCGCCCGGAAAAGAGCCGGATGCAACGATTGTTATGGGGGTCAATGAAGAAACATATGATCCGGCAACGCATCACATCATTTCCAACGGTTCCTGCACGACGAACTGTCTGGCTCCCATTGCCAAAGTGCTTTCCAGTGAGTTCGGCATCGTTCGCGGCATGATGACGACTGTCCATTCATATACGAACGATCAGCATCTTGTTGACAGCGTTCACAAGGATCTGCGTCGTGCCCGCTGCGCTACGCAGGCCATTATTCCGACTTCGACCGGAGCCGCACAGGCGGTTGCGCTCGTGCTCCCCGAGCTGAAAGGGAAATTTACGGGCATGGCGCTGCGCGTGCCGACGCCGAATGTATCCATGACGGATCTGGTTGCCGTTTTGGGTAAAAAAGTAACCAAGGAAGCTGTCAATCAGGCTTTGAAAAAGTGGGCCGACGGCCCGTTGAAAGGAATTCTTGCGTATTCGGAAGACGCTACGGTGTCATCCGATTATATCAGTGATACACACAGTTCTATTGTCGATGCCTTGGATACACGTGTCGTAGGCGAGGATATGGTCAAGGTCGTCGCTTGGTACGACAATGAATGGGGATATTCGTTGCGAGTGAATGACCTGGCGGCATATATTGCTTCTAAAGGCGTTTAG
- a CDS encoding inorganic phosphate transporter, whose product MPDNWLIWTVVLFAVLFDYINGFHDTANAIATSVSTRAISPRHAVVMAAVLNFCGAMVSTGVAKTIGGDLVLNPAQISLEVIIAALIGSIIWNILTWYYRLPSSSSHSLVGGVIGAVCISVGPAALDTGGIGKIVLSLILSPVVALVSGYFVMIAILWIFRCFSPIALNRRFRKMQLISASLMAFSHGSNDAQKAMGIIALALLSGGYIDTMEIPVWVKFACATSMALGTSAGGWRIISTMGTKIFKLASVNGFAADLNSSLVIFMATFLHLPVSTTHVVSGSIMGIGSAERVRAVHWGVARSMLIAWVVTIPISGCLAAFIFVVIHFLFH is encoded by the coding sequence ATGCCTGATAATTGGTTAATATGGACAGTCGTTTTATTTGCTGTTCTCTTTGATTATATCAACGGTTTTCACGATACGGCCAATGCCATTGCGACCAGTGTGTCGACGCGGGCTATCTCGCCCCGTCATGCAGTCGTGATGGCTGCTGTTCTTAATTTTTGCGGGGCCATGGTCAGTACCGGTGTCGCTAAGACAATTGGCGGCGATCTTGTCCTGAATCCGGCGCAGATCAGTCTGGAAGTCATTATTGCGGCTCTCATCGGCTCCATTATCTGGAATATACTGACTTGGTATTATCGGCTGCCCAGCAGCTCGTCCCACTCCCTTGTCGGCGGTGTTATCGGCGCCGTCTGCATCAGTGTCGGGCCTGCGGCGCTTGATACCGGCGGCATTGGAAAAATCGTGTTATCGCTGATTTTGTCTCCTGTCGTCGCCTTGGTGTCCGGCTATTTTGTCATGATCGCCATTCTCTGGATATTCCGGTGCTTTTCGCCGATTGCCTTGAATCGACGGTTCAGAAAGATGCAATTGATATCAGCCAGTTTGATGGCCTTTTCTCACGGCTCCAATGACGCGCAAAAAGCGATGGGGATCATTGCTCTGGCCTTGCTCAGCGGCGGGTATATCGATACGATGGAAATTCCCGTTTGGGTAAAATTCGCTTGCGCTACTTCCATGGCCCTCGGTACGTCTGCCGGCGGTTGGCGTATTATTTCGACGATGGGGACGAAAATATTCAAGCTGGCTTCCGTTAACGGTTTTGCGGCCGATTTGAATTCGTCGCTTGTTATTTTTATGGCAACTTTTTTACATCTGCCGGTCAGCACGACGCACGTCGTTTCCGGCTCGATTATGGGGATCGGTTCGGCGGAGCGAGTTCGTGCCGTTCACTGGGGAGTTGCCAGAAGCATGCTCATTGCCTGGGTCGTGACGATTCCGATTAGCGGTTGTTTGGCGGCATTCATTTTTGTGGTTATTCACTTTCTTTTTCATTAG
- a CDS encoding DUF47 domain-containing protein yields the protein MAFNLKPKEEKFFILLSQHAALSDEAAVILRKAICEEIPKQEAMEQIGEIEGEADALVTETMKRLQKSFITPMDREDIQQLIDQLDAAVDNISEIIDKMCMYHVGEATDGAKRMAVVMSKAMGEIRKSIGYMRNVKNDYLKIEARSKKVLKYEGQCDDLYHEEMAKLFEECTDPIEIIKWKEILQSIEDVTDDCERLVITFRRVVLKYA from the coding sequence GTGGCATTTAACCTGAAGCCGAAAGAAGAAAAGTTTTTTATCTTATTGAGTCAGCATGCAGCGCTCAGTGATGAAGCGGCAGTGATTTTGCGAAAGGCGATTTGCGAGGAAATTCCGAAGCAGGAAGCGATGGAGCAGATCGGAGAGATCGAAGGGGAAGCGGATGCCTTGGTCACGGAGACGATGAAGCGTCTGCAAAAGAGTTTTATTACGCCGATGGATCGTGAAGATATTCAGCAGCTCATTGACCAGCTTGACGCGGCTGTCGACAATATCAGTGAAATCATTGATAAGATGTGCATGTATCATGTCGGAGAAGCGACAGACGGCGCCAAGCGGATGGCCGTCGTCATGTCAAAGGCCATGGGCGAGATCCGCAAGTCCATCGGCTATATGCGAAATGTCAAAAACGACTATTTGAAGATCGAAGCGCGCAGCAAAAAGGTCCTGAAGTATGAAGGGCAATGCGACGATTTGTATCATGAAGAAATGGCCAAGTTATTTGAAGAATGCACGGATCCGATTGAGATTATAAAATGGAAGGAAATACTTCAATCGATCGAAGACGTTACCGATGATTGTGAACGATTGGTCATTACCTTCAGAAGGGTCGTTCTGAAATATGCCTGA
- a CDS encoding phosphoglycerate kinase yields the protein MKKMITDIDVTGKKVFVRADFNVPLDENGVITDDTRIQKTLPTIRYLLDHRAAVILASHLGRPKGEAKPEFSLRPVAGRLSELLGFTVKMAPDCIGGETETLAAALQPGEVLLLENLRYHREEEKNDAGFAQALAGLADIGINDAFGCCHRAHASVAGIADFLPMAAGFLLAKEIRFIGGAVDDPQHPFAAVIGGAKVSDKIEVISNLLPKVDVMIIGGGMANTFLAAQGYSVGKSLVETDKIELAKSLLAEAAKTNTTLLLPSDVTVASAFSAAADYRVVARDAVPEDWMILDIGPESCAAFADALAAMKLIVWNGPMGVFEMEPFAKGTVAVAQAVASSAAVSIVGGGDSVSAVNKTGLADQITHISTGGGASLEYLEGKDLPGIAVLSDK from the coding sequence ATGAAAAAAATGATTACTGATATCGATGTAACAGGTAAAAAAGTATTTGTTCGCGCCGACTTCAATGTGCCCTTAGATGAAAACGGCGTTATTACGGATGATACCCGTATTCAGAAAACGCTGCCGACAATCCGGTACTTGCTGGATCACCGGGCTGCCGTCATTTTAGCCAGTCATCTCGGCAGACCGAAGGGAGAGGCCAAGCCGGAGTTTTCTCTTCGCCCCGTGGCCGGCCGGCTGTCCGAGCTCTTGGGATTTACCGTGAAAATGGCGCCCGATTGCATCGGCGGCGAAACAGAAACGTTGGCGGCGGCGCTGCAGCCCGGTGAGGTGCTGTTGTTGGAAAATTTGCGTTATCATCGGGAAGAGGAAAAGAATGACGCCGGCTTTGCGCAGGCTTTGGCCGGGCTAGCCGATATCGGCATCAACGACGCTTTCGGCTGTTGTCACAGGGCGCATGCTTCCGTTGCCGGGATCGCTGATTTTCTGCCAATGGCGGCAGGTTTCTTATTGGCTAAAGAAATACGCTTTATCGGCGGCGCCGTAGATGATCCGCAGCATCCTTTTGCGGCTGTTATCGGCGGTGCCAAAGTTTCCGATAAGATTGAAGTCATCTCTAATTTGCTGCCGAAAGTTGACGTCATGATCATCGGCGGCGGCATGGCCAATACTTTTTTAGCGGCGCAGGGCTATAGCGTCGGCAAATCGCTGGTTGAAACGGACAAGATCGAATTGGCAAAATCGCTGCTCGCTGAAGCGGCAAAGACAAATACGACGCTGCTGCTGCCTTCCGATGTAACGGTGGCATCCGCCTTTTCCGCCGCTGCCGATTACCGTGTCGTGGCGCGCGACGCCGTTCCGGAAGATTGGATGATTCTCGATATCGGGCCCGAAAGCTGTGCCGCTTTTGCCGACGCACTGGCGGCAATGAAGCTTATCGTCTGGAACGGGCCGATGGGCGTTTTTGAAATGGAGCCGTTTGCCAAGGGGACTGTTGCCGTAGCCCAAGCTGTGGCGTCTTCAGCGGCCGTATCGATCGTCGGCGGCGGTGATTCCGTTTCTGCTGTCAATAAGACGGGTCTTGCCGATCAGATTACGCATATCTCGACAGGCGGCGGCGCTTCTCTCGAATACCTCGAAGGGAAGGATCTGCCCGGTATTGCCGTGCTGTCTGATAAATAA
- a CDS encoding sugar-binding transcriptional regulator — protein MENNLLDMFQKIAPDVMSTIKERYLLLRHISDAEPVGRRTLATLSGLSERVVRAHVDVLRRSGIVRFTSMGIEMEPEGKRLMPELLECFLRLNNLDDMQERLCQALQLDSVYIVPGNCDDDQTAKEELGRRGADCLTALFGTVRAVAVSGGSTMAAVAAQLPQQNASLTVVPARGGLGNRVKLQANYIAEMIAAKTGGKSHMLHVSDELSAAALKVMMESDEQTKASVTLAQRADVLLYGIGRADVMAARRGFSEAKRRELQAAGAAGEALGCYCNLEGKIVYVTNNVGITLEDIRQHSHVIAVSGGAAKAEAIVSVMRACKRGVLVTDEGAAEKIMTLI, from the coding sequence ATGGAAAATAATCTTCTCGATATGTTTCAGAAGATCGCGCCCGACGTCATGAGCACGATCAAAGAAAGATATCTCTTGTTGCGCCACATTTCTGATGCTGAACCGGTAGGGCGCCGGACGCTGGCGACTTTATCTGGACTTTCCGAACGGGTAGTACGGGCACATGTGGACGTACTGCGGCGCAGCGGCATTGTTCGTTTCACGTCGATGGGAATCGAAATGGAACCGGAAGGCAAACGGCTGATGCCGGAACTGCTGGAATGCTTTCTGCGTCTGAATAATTTGGATGACATGCAAGAACGGCTTTGCCAGGCCTTACAATTGGATTCCGTGTATATTGTTCCCGGAAATTGCGATGACGATCAGACGGCGAAAGAAGAATTGGGGCGTCGCGGCGCCGACTGCCTGACGGCTCTGTTCGGTACGGTTCGTGCCGTTGCCGTCAGCGGCGGTTCAACGATGGCTGCCGTCGCGGCGCAGCTGCCGCAGCAAAATGCGTCTCTTACCGTCGTGCCCGCTCGGGGCGGATTGGGTAATCGCGTGAAATTGCAGGCGAATTATATTGCCGAAATGATTGCCGCCAAAACGGGCGGTAAGTCGCACATGCTGCACGTATCCGATGAATTGAGCGCGGCGGCATTAAAGGTAATGATGGAATCTGACGAACAGACGAAGGCGAGCGTGACGTTGGCCCAACGCGCCGACGTGTTGCTGTACGGTATCGGTCGTGCCGATGTCATGGCTGCGCGGCGAGGATTTTCCGAAGCCAAAAGGCGGGAGCTTCAGGCAGCCGGCGCGGCGGGAGAGGCCTTGGGCTGTTATTGTAATCTGGAAGGTAAGATCGTATATGTCACCAATAATGTCGGAATCACGCTTGAGGATATCCGGCAGCACTCACATGTCATAGCCGTCTCCGGCGGCGCGGCGAAGGCGGAAGCCATTGTTTCCGTTATGCGCGCCTGTAAGCGCGGTGTTTTGGTCACCGATGAAGGAGCGGCTGAAAAAATCATGACCTTGATCTAA
- the tpiA gene encoding triose-phosphate isomerase — protein MRKTIIAGNWKMNHLGSDVDSTLKALTKAVGTSSKAEIVIAPVFPYLASAVALTKGTPVRIAAQNMHWKDKGAYTGEVSPAMLVDLGVSHVIIGHSERRMDCNERDATVNLKVKAALAHGLTPIMCCGETLEQREKGDMQSWIEGQIEKGLAAITPEQMRSVVIAYEPIWAIGTGKTASAAQAEEVCAIIRRKIAALYDRALADDVSILYGGSVKGGNIAELTGSADIDGALVGGASLQADDFMAIIDNAVIK, from the coding sequence GTGAGAAAAACGATTATTGCAGGAAATTGGAAAATGAATCATCTCGGCAGCGATGTTGATTCGACGTTAAAAGCGTTGACGAAGGCTGTAGGTACAAGCAGCAAAGCGGAGATCGTTATCGCTCCTGTTTTTCCTTACCTGGCGTCGGCAGTTGCCTTGACCAAGGGAACGCCTGTTCGAATTGCGGCGCAGAATATGCATTGGAAAGACAAGGGAGCCTATACGGGCGAAGTTTCGCCGGCCATGCTCGTTGACCTCGGCGTATCCCATGTCATTATCGGTCATTCTGAACGCCGCATGGATTGCAATGAACGTGATGCGACAGTCAACTTGAAAGTGAAAGCCGCTTTGGCTCACGGACTGACGCCGATCATGTGCTGCGGCGAAACGCTGGAGCAACGTGAAAAAGGAGATATGCAGTCGTGGATTGAAGGGCAGATTGAAAAGGGCCTGGCAGCCATCACACCGGAACAGATGCGGTCTGTCGTCATTGCTTACGAACCGATCTGGGCTATCGGGACGGGGAAGACGGCCAGTGCTGCGCAGGCAGAAGAGGTCTGTGCCATCATTCGCAGGAAGATAGCGGCGCTTTATGACCGCGCTTTGGCTGACGACGTGTCCATCTTATACGGCGGCAGTGTCAAAGGCGGCAACATTGCCGAACTGACCGGCTCCGCCGACATTGACGGCGCTCTCGTCGGCGGCGCCAGTTTGCAAGCTGATGATTTTATGGCAATCATCGACAATGCCGTCATTAAATAA
- a CDS encoding RrF2 family transcriptional regulator — protein MRLNQATDYAFRMVLYLASKPEGTKITGAALAEKQNIPERFLLKIMRSLTAANIMKSYRGVDGGFALQRAPREITLFDVIEAVEGQTELQRCLNDSGACSRGCGGMCSIYAAFEGIQRDLAERLKAINFEALALQEKAMAEERDADSGKEEL, from the coding sequence ATGCGATTAAACCAAGCTACGGACTATGCGTTTCGTATGGTCCTTTACCTGGCTTCCAAGCCGGAAGGCACAAAAATCACAGGTGCGGCATTAGCGGAGAAACAGAATATACCGGAACGGTTTTTGCTGAAAATCATGCGCAGTCTGACTGCCGCCAATATTATGAAGTCTTATCGCGGTGTTGACGGCGGATTCGCCTTGCAGCGCGCGCCGCGGGAAATCACGCTGTTCGATGTCATCGAGGCCGTAGAAGGGCAGACGGAACTGCAGCGGTGTTTAAATGATTCCGGCGCCTGTTCGCGCGGTTGCGGCGGTATGTGTTCGATTTATGCGGCTTTTGAAGGGATACAGCGGGATTTGGCGGAGCGCCTGAAAGCGATCAATTTCGAAGCATTGGCCTTACAGGAGAAGGCGATGGCCGAAGAAAGAGATGCGGATTCCGGAAAAGAGGAGCTATAG
- the cdaA gene encoding diadenylate cyclase CdaA: MYIPIQGFISSFRLLDLLDIALVAFFLYKLFMLIRNTRAVALIKGLLILGAVTIVSKILDLHVVNWLLQQGMTVILVALPVVFQPELRRALEQIGRGRLFRSGQVISREELERLLDEIVAISESLAKTRTGALLVFEREVGLNDYIDTGIAINGIVSRELLGNIFIPNTPLHDGAVIIRDNKIMAAGCLLPLTSDRSLSTELGTRHRAAIGISELADAVVIVVSEETGAISYAYGGHIYRHIDGAALRNILMGFLDKPQPGLANLLKWGGTK; the protein is encoded by the coding sequence ATGTATATACCGATTCAAGGATTTATCAGCAGTTTCAGGTTGTTGGATTTGTTGGATATTGCACTGGTTGCTTTTTTCTTATATAAGCTTTTCATGCTCATACGCAATACGCGGGCCGTTGCCTTGATTAAAGGTCTCCTGATCTTGGGTGCCGTTACGATTGTCAGCAAGATCCTTGACCTGCACGTCGTCAATTGGCTTTTGCAGCAAGGGATGACGGTCATCTTGGTTGCCTTGCCCGTCGTTTTTCAACCCGAGCTGCGGCGGGCGTTGGAACAGATCGGCCGCGGCCGGCTTTTTCGTTCAGGCCAGGTCATCAGTCGTGAAGAACTGGAACGGCTCCTTGATGAAATCGTAGCGATTTCGGAGTCATTGGCAAAGACGCGTACAGGGGCTCTGCTCGTTTTTGAACGAGAAGTCGGACTGAATGACTATATCGATACGGGGATTGCCATTAACGGTATTGTATCCCGTGAATTGCTCGGTAATATCTTTATTCCCAATACGCCGCTGCACGACGGCGCCGTTATTATCCGCGACAATAAGATCATGGCTGCCGGCTGTCTGTTGCCGCTGACGTCGGATCGTTCTCTTTCGACGGAACTGGGAACGCGTCATCGTGCGGCTATCGGCATCAGCGAACTGGCCGATGCCGTTGTAATCGTTGTCAGTGAGGAGACGGGGGCTATTTCTTATGCTTACGGCGGCCACATATACCGCCACATTGACGGCGCCGCACTGCGCAATATTCTGATGGGATTTCTTGATAAACCGCAGCCGGGACTGGCCAATCTCCTCAAATGGGGGGGAACAAAATGA